In Kangiella koreensis DSM 16069, a single window of DNA contains:
- a CDS encoding heme biosynthesis protein HemY produces MKLKWYLLFGLLGGLIIGPLISKIPGSTYILLDKTAIEFKNNVALGLLVLGLVLLWLVWLLIRYLLRTSNLTLNWFGDRNLRKARQNTIDGMIALAEGHWKTAEKLLAKGAQIRNTKLINYLAAARAAQEQGNDKGRDHYLHIAAKTQPDAQVAIGLTQAQLQMQHKQYEQALATLSHLRDISPHHPYVLKLLYQLYARLNDWQHVIDILPKLRKNRVFESSELNTIEILAWNHQLQKQAETANFDKLSEFWSSIPNHLRKSPELELTYGRALAQLQQDQELEVLVKDSVKHQWQDELIQLFGDIDTPQPDKTLAYAEGWLKQKPHNAVLLATLGKLALKAQLWGKAKSYLEQSLAIIPSAEAHYYLAQAYNQLGHPIQAQEAYQKGLANEVKPRREYDLIGDLTEKS; encoded by the coding sequence ATGAAGTTAAAATGGTATCTACTATTCGGTCTGTTGGGTGGTCTGATTATTGGCCCGCTGATCAGCAAAATCCCTGGTTCGACTTATATCCTGCTCGATAAAACCGCCATTGAGTTTAAGAACAATGTTGCGCTTGGCCTGCTTGTTTTAGGCCTAGTTTTATTATGGCTGGTCTGGTTACTGATTCGCTATTTACTGCGCACCAGCAACCTGACCCTCAACTGGTTCGGTGATCGTAATCTTCGTAAAGCTCGTCAAAACACCATCGACGGCATGATTGCCTTAGCCGAAGGTCATTGGAAAACAGCAGAAAAATTATTGGCCAAAGGCGCTCAGATTCGCAATACCAAACTGATTAATTACTTAGCAGCCGCTCGTGCCGCGCAGGAACAGGGTAATGACAAGGGACGTGATCATTATCTGCATATAGCCGCTAAAACTCAGCCTGATGCGCAGGTCGCGATTGGCCTGACTCAGGCACAGCTACAGATGCAGCACAAGCAATACGAGCAAGCGCTAGCGACTTTAAGCCACTTACGTGACATATCGCCACATCACCCTTATGTCCTGAAATTGCTTTATCAACTGTATGCACGCTTGAATGACTGGCAACATGTCATCGATATCTTGCCCAAGCTACGCAAAAACCGTGTGTTCGAATCCAGCGAACTGAATACCATTGAAATTTTGGCCTGGAATCATCAGCTGCAAAAACAGGCTGAAACCGCCAACTTCGACAAACTTTCAGAGTTCTGGAGCAGTATACCCAATCATTTGCGCAAATCGCCTGAGCTAGAACTGACCTACGGTAGAGCCCTTGCACAATTGCAACAGGATCAGGAATTGGAAGTATTGGTTAAAGATTCAGTAAAACACCAATGGCAGGACGAGCTGATTCAACTGTTCGGTGATATCGACACACCACAGCCCGATAAGACATTAGCCTACGCCGAAGGTTGGCTTAAACAAAAACCCCATAACGCTGTGCTACTCGCAACTCTAGGTAAGTTGGCGCTTAAAGCACAACTGTGGGGCAAAGCCAAAAGTTATCTGGAGCAAAGCCTGGCGATCATTCCATCCGCTGAAGCACACTATTACCTCGCCCAGGCCTACAACCAACTTGGCCATCCCATCCAAGCGCAGGAAGCCTACCAAAAAGGACTGGCTAATGAAGTTAAACCAAGACGTGAATATGATTTGATCGGTGATTTAACCGAAAAGAGTTAA
- a CDS encoding Na+/H+ antiporter NhaC family protein, whose protein sequence is MSWLSILPPIVAILIAVWKRQVIIALLMAIFTAELILVGGNPIHAFTDTVDRLVSVFSSAYNTRILMFSLLIGALIQLIKISGGVSALVNWLTRKEYVHNQRRAGMLPTILGSSIFIDTNMSVLTAGLSSQALFDKFKMSRARLAYIIDSTCAPISVLILLNGWGAAILGHVEKTGVANPTGVLVTSIGLNFYAIVTLLIVFYTVYTGKVYGPLKAEESKALEVPSEPLPPATKKRYMLWPLSFMVISILVFMYITGDGDLRQGSGSESVLWSVILSTLLIFGLLRFDAKRKTKELMEESFKGLGHLLPLVTLVLLAFALSDSMTDLKTGEFVAGAVGEFLPLWIIPALIFVLAGFISFTTGTSWGTFGILIPIAIPLAVSLGISPSLVLAAVLGGSVFGDHASPISDTTVISSLAAGCDLLDHVKTQLPYALFAGGISIVLYIIFGLIG, encoded by the coding sequence ATGTCCTGGTTAAGCATCCTACCGCCCATTGTAGCGATTTTAATCGCTGTCTGGAAACGCCAAGTCATCATCGCTCTGTTGATGGCGATTTTCACTGCTGAGCTGATTCTGGTTGGTGGTAATCCTATCCATGCGTTCACCGATACCGTTGACCGTTTAGTCAGCGTCTTTTCGAGCGCGTATAACACGCGGATTTTGATGTTTAGCCTTTTGATTGGCGCCCTGATTCAACTAATTAAGATTTCTGGCGGCGTTTCGGCATTGGTCAATTGGCTGACGCGCAAAGAATATGTTCACAATCAACGCCGAGCAGGCATGCTTCCAACTATTCTCGGAAGCAGCATCTTTATCGATACTAATATGAGTGTGTTAACCGCCGGCCTATCATCGCAGGCTTTATTCGACAAATTCAAGATGAGCCGTGCCCGATTGGCGTATATTATCGATTCTACCTGTGCGCCAATCAGCGTTCTGATTCTTCTAAACGGATGGGGCGCAGCCATTCTCGGTCATGTTGAAAAAACCGGCGTTGCTAATCCAACTGGCGTGTTGGTGACCAGTATTGGCTTAAACTTTTATGCCATCGTTACTTTGCTGATAGTCTTTTATACGGTTTACACGGGCAAGGTTTATGGCCCGCTAAAAGCTGAGGAATCGAAAGCATTAGAAGTGCCCAGCGAGCCCTTACCACCAGCCACCAAGAAACGGTATATGCTTTGGCCGCTTTCCTTTATGGTGATCAGCATTCTAGTGTTTATGTATATCACTGGCGATGGCGATTTGCGCCAGGGTTCAGGCTCCGAGTCAGTTCTGTGGTCAGTGATCCTTTCAACCCTCTTGATTTTCGGTTTGTTACGCTTTGATGCCAAACGCAAAACTAAAGAACTGATGGAAGAATCATTCAAGGGACTTGGTCATCTGTTGCCTTTGGTCACGCTAGTATTGCTTGCTTTCGCGCTATCGGATTCGATGACCGATTTAAAAACCGGTGAATTTGTCGCGGGCGCCGTCGGTGAGTTTCTGCCTTTGTGGATTATTCCAGCACTGATTTTTGTGTTGGCTGGTTTTATTTCTTTCACCACTGGAACCTCATGGGGTACTTTCGGCATCCTGATTCCAATCGCTATTCCTTTAGCGGTCAGTTTAGGTATTTCACCAAGTCTGGTGTTAGCTGCGGTTTTAGGCGGTAGCGTATTCGGCGATCATGCTTCGCCGATTTCTGACACCACGGTAATTTCGTCATTGGCTGCGGGTTGCGATCTTCTGGATCACGTTAAAACTCAATTACCTTATGCACTGTTTGCAGGCGGAATTAGTATCGTGTTGTATATTATTTTTGGTTTGATCGGTTAA
- the aroE gene encoding shikimate dehydrogenase: MSSIIEPNQPLRLGVVGNPISHSMSPQLHQQFAQQFGIDIQYGKICPTAKGFNRVLNDFFQSGGYGLNVTAPFKQQALDYATIITQRAKDSQSVNTLVKTKEGILGDSTDGIGFVKDLHHKELDFQNKRAVLLGAGGVARCIAQALLLDGFEVYLINRTQSKAQAMAEALNHLGPIQLYTNDIAVDLVVNSVSFNAEQFLPQIKFDNTAVAYDLNYGAKAETFLTAAKDYTALQFDGLGMLIEQGAEAFGLWTGKYPDTSLISL, from the coding sequence ATGAGTAGCATTATCGAGCCTAACCAACCATTACGACTTGGTGTTGTGGGCAATCCAATTTCACACAGCATGTCGCCGCAGCTGCACCAGCAATTCGCACAGCAGTTTGGCATTGATATTCAGTATGGGAAAATCTGTCCGACAGCTAAAGGCTTTAACCGTGTTCTGAACGATTTTTTCCAGAGTGGCGGTTATGGTCTTAATGTTACCGCGCCTTTCAAACAACAGGCGCTTGATTACGCGACCATTATTACGCAACGCGCTAAGGATTCGCAAAGCGTCAATACCTTGGTCAAAACCAAGGAAGGAATATTAGGCGACAGCACAGATGGCATTGGCTTTGTTAAAGACTTGCACCATAAAGAACTCGACTTTCAGAATAAGCGTGCGGTGTTGCTGGGTGCTGGTGGTGTTGCCCGTTGCATTGCTCAGGCACTATTACTTGATGGTTTCGAAGTCTACTTAATAAATCGTACTCAATCTAAAGCACAGGCCATGGCCGAGGCATTAAATCATCTTGGTCCGATTCAACTTTACACCAATGATATCGCTGTGGATCTAGTGGTTAACTCTGTCAGTTTTAATGCGGAACAGTTTTTGCCGCAGATTAAATTTGACAATACCGCGGTAGCTTATGACTTAAATTATGGCGCTAAAGCTGAAACCTTTTTAACTGCCGCTAAAGATTACACCGCTCTACAATTTGATGGTCTGGGCATGTTGATTGAGCAAGGTGCAGAAGCTTTTGGCTTGTGGACCGGCAAATATCCTGATACTAGTTTGATATCTCTCTAG
- the katG gene encoding catalase/peroxidase HPI, whose product MLKKSIPLISALAVAVSLGMASTHAVAADETGSMANEYWWPNKLDLEPLRQHSPESNPYGDDFDYAEAFSKLDLNAVKKDIEALMTSDQEWWPADYGHYGPFFIRMAWHGAGTYRVQDGRGGAGGGQQRFEPLNSWPDNVSLDKARRLLWPVKQKYGRSISWADLMVLTGNVALESMGFKTFGFAGGRVDQWEPDIVYWGPEKKWLADERYEGDRKLDNPLAAVQMGLIYVNPEGPNGKPDPLLAAKDIRDTFGRMAMNDEETVALIAGGHTFGKAHGAHKPDECIGPDPAGAPIENQGLGWENKCGKGNAEDTITSGLEGAWSVNPIAFTTQYFDNLFGFEWEQTRSPAGAIQWIPKDGQAANLVPDAHVEGKRHAPIMFTTDLSLKFDPEYRKISKRFHENPEEFELAFAKAWFKLTHRDMGPKARYLGSEVPNEDLSWQDPIPEVDYTLINDDEIADLKEEILDSGLTVEQLVRTAWASAATFRNTDMRGGANGARLRLAPQKSWAVNDPKELAKVMKKLESIQKAFNKSLKSGKKVSLADVIVLGGAAAIEKAAKDGGHDVTVPFYPGRNDATAEMTEVDSVQYLEPKADAFRNYFGKDNRLSPAQMMVDKADTLGLTVPEMTVLIGGMRALGANTGGVKHGVFTAKPGTLTNDFFVNLLSMDTKWSKAKGTEGLYEGKDRATGKVKWTATPVDLIFGSNSELRAVAEVYAQSDSQEKFVNDFVAAWSKVMTNDRFDLE is encoded by the coding sequence ATGTTAAAAAAATCAATCCCTTTAATCTCTGCATTAGCAGTGGCGGTGTCATTAGGAATGGCATCAACCCATGCTGTAGCAGCAGATGAAACAGGGTCTATGGCCAATGAATATTGGTGGCCTAACAAACTAGACCTTGAACCTCTCCGCCAACATAGTCCTGAGTCTAATCCCTACGGTGATGACTTTGATTATGCTGAAGCTTTCAGCAAATTAGACCTCAACGCTGTTAAAAAAGATATCGAAGCCTTAATGACCTCCGATCAAGAATGGTGGCCGGCAGATTATGGTCATTATGGTCCTTTCTTCATTCGTATGGCGTGGCATGGTGCGGGTACTTACCGGGTGCAAGATGGCCGCGGTGGTGCTGGCGGTGGCCAACAACGTTTCGAGCCGCTTAACAGCTGGCCGGATAATGTGAGCCTTGATAAAGCGCGTCGTTTGCTTTGGCCGGTAAAACAAAAATACGGGCGTAGCATTTCCTGGGCTGACTTAATGGTACTGACCGGTAACGTTGCGCTTGAGTCGATGGGCTTTAAAACCTTCGGTTTTGCGGGTGGTCGTGTCGATCAATGGGAACCTGATATCGTCTATTGGGGCCCTGAAAAAAAATGGTTAGCGGATGAGCGCTATGAAGGTGATCGTAAACTGGATAATCCATTAGCAGCTGTGCAGATGGGTTTGATTTATGTGAACCCAGAAGGTCCTAACGGCAAACCTGATCCATTATTAGCAGCCAAGGACATTCGCGATACGTTTGGGCGGATGGCAATGAATGATGAAGAAACGGTTGCCTTGATTGCCGGTGGTCACACCTTCGGTAAAGCGCACGGTGCGCACAAACCCGATGAATGTATTGGGCCTGATCCCGCTGGCGCACCAATCGAGAACCAGGGTTTGGGTTGGGAAAATAAATGTGGCAAAGGTAACGCTGAAGACACTATCACCAGTGGCTTAGAAGGTGCCTGGTCAGTAAACCCAATCGCGTTTACCACTCAATACTTCGATAATCTATTCGGTTTTGAATGGGAACAAACTCGCAGTCCAGCGGGTGCGATTCAATGGATACCCAAAGATGGTCAAGCGGCAAATTTAGTACCTGATGCGCACGTTGAAGGTAAGCGTCATGCGCCCATCATGTTCACCACTGACTTGTCGCTTAAGTTTGATCCTGAGTATCGCAAAATCTCCAAGCGATTCCATGAGAATCCAGAGGAATTTGAACTAGCATTCGCTAAAGCCTGGTTCAAGTTAACACACCGTGATATGGGGCCGAAAGCTCGATACTTAGGCAGTGAGGTACCAAACGAAGATCTTAGCTGGCAAGACCCGATCCCTGAAGTAGACTACACCTTGATCAATGACGACGAAATCGCTGATTTGAAAGAGGAGATTCTGGATTCAGGTCTAACCGTAGAGCAATTGGTCAGAACTGCATGGGCTTCAGCTGCAACGTTCCGCAATACTGACATGCGCGGTGGAGCTAACGGTGCGCGCTTACGTTTAGCACCGCAAAAAAGTTGGGCAGTGAACGATCCGAAAGAACTGGCGAAAGTTATGAAGAAGCTTGAATCGATTCAGAAGGCCTTCAACAAAAGCCTTAAGAGTGGCAAGAAAGTTTCCTTAGCGGACGTGATTGTTCTGGGCGGTGCAGCGGCCATTGAAAAAGCAGCCAAAGATGGAGGCCATGATGTGACAGTTCCGTTCTACCCTGGTCGTAACGATGCGACAGCAGAAATGACGGAAGTGGATTCAGTCCAGTATCTTGAGCCAAAAGCAGATGCATTCCGAAACTACTTTGGTAAAGACAATCGTTTATCACCAGCGCAAATGATGGTCGATAAAGCCGATACATTAGGCTTGACCGTACCAGAAATGACCGTGTTAATAGGTGGTATGCGTGCCTTGGGAGCCAACACTGGCGGCGTTAAGCACGGTGTCTTTACGGCAAAACCCGGCACCTTAACCAATGACTTCTTTGTGAACCTGCTGAGCATGGACACTAAATGGTCAAAAGCAAAAGGTACGGAAGGTTTGTATGAAGGCAAGGACCGTGCAACAGGTAAAGTGAAGTGGACCGCCACTCCCGTTGATCTGATATTCGGTTCTAACTCAGAGCTTCGCGCAGTAGCAGAAGTTTATGCACAAAGTGACTCGCAAGAGAAATTTGTCAATGACTTCGTTGCCGCCTGGAGTAAAGTAATGACAAATGATCGATTTGATCTAGAGTAA
- a CDS encoding uroporphyrinogen-III synthase, which translates to MANPTTIIVTRPSPMGESLCQELNDEGYRAIHCPLIRFTSNTDYSPEQQLTLLKQHKLWIFVSKQAVDYALKDLSQEQLDQFLGHTLIAVGKATQKALQPYGLSALVPKTPDSEGILALINQFSLPADYPILLIRGDKGRGLLEQELGGPYQLGVLPVYHRIELTAALPPAMQQASAEKPIGWVVTSGQILELTDKMLSTAGITPEQVVIISGSSRISDLARQMGYTNCYTAKDASNAEIISACLNWCQP; encoded by the coding sequence CGAGAGCTTATGTCAGGAGCTTAATGATGAGGGTTACCGCGCTATTCACTGCCCACTGATCCGCTTTACCTCCAATACCGATTACTCACCTGAACAGCAGCTAACACTATTAAAGCAACACAAGCTGTGGATTTTTGTCAGCAAGCAGGCAGTGGATTATGCCTTGAAAGATCTTAGCCAGGAACAACTCGACCAGTTTCTCGGCCACACCCTTATAGCCGTCGGCAAAGCCACTCAAAAGGCATTGCAGCCTTATGGTCTTTCAGCGTTAGTTCCGAAAACACCGGATAGCGAAGGCATTCTGGCATTAATCAACCAATTCTCATTGCCCGCCGACTATCCAATTTTGTTAATTCGTGGCGATAAAGGACGCGGCCTACTGGAACAGGAACTGGGCGGCCCTTATCAACTTGGCGTTTTGCCGGTCTATCATCGCATCGAACTGACAGCGGCACTGCCGCCAGCCATGCAGCAGGCAAGTGCAGAAAAGCCCATCGGCTGGGTAGTTACCAGCGGTCAAATCCTCGAGCTGACCGATAAGATGTTATCAACTGCAGGGATTACACCCGAACAGGTAGTTATTATCAGCGGTAGCTCGCGAATTAGTGATTTGGCTCGACAAATGGGCTATACAAATTGTTATACTGCTAAAGACGCATCCAACGCTGAAATCATTAGCGCCTGCTTAAACTGGTGCCAACCCTGA
- a CDS encoding c-type cytochrome has product MKIILLLTLFSVLTGCTLSANQTVEESKQKQNQEVVAENSVSKELITQGAKYFRFRCGGCHEMSTEKGSSFGPHLEGIIGRKVGAVEGYDYSNALKEADFVWTEEVMANWLAKPESLLPGMCMTFKGVPDEDVRRAMIAFMKEPGL; this is encoded by the coding sequence ATGAAAATAATACTGTTATTAACGTTATTCTCAGTTTTGACTGGCTGCACCTTATCAGCTAACCAAACAGTGGAAGAATCGAAACAAAAACAGAATCAAGAAGTGGTTGCTGAAAATTCTGTATCCAAAGAACTGATCACTCAGGGCGCAAAATATTTTCGCTTTCGTTGTGGCGGTTGCCACGAAATGAGTACTGAAAAAGGTTCAAGCTTTGGACCGCACCTTGAGGGTATTATTGGGCGAAAAGTTGGGGCTGTAGAAGGTTATGATTATTCAAACGCATTAAAAGAAGCTGACTTTGTGTGGACTGAAGAAGTGATGGCTAACTGGTTGGCAAAGCCTGAATCATTACTGCCGGGTATGTGCATGACCTTTAAAGGTGTGCCAGACGAAGACGTGCGCAGGGCAATGATAGCTTTTATGAAAGAGCCAGGCTTATAA
- a CDS encoding DUF3617 domain-containing protein: MFKIFSLSLIAFTALSFSSAQASELSINPGLWKTTTTTSNSLLDQTQTSTTEECVTETSFNPEEMTEELGECEVIRNDISGNTLTFGMACSAEGNEVTVNGEYTAEDDTGHGTMDMNMSMQGMQMEINMRWTSERIGDC; encoded by the coding sequence ATGTTTAAAATATTTTCTCTTTCTCTTATCGCTTTTACAGCCCTTTCTTTTTCCTCTGCGCAAGCATCGGAGTTATCCATCAACCCAGGCCTTTGGAAAACAACTACAACAACCAGCAACTCCTTACTTGATCAAACACAAACTTCAACCACGGAAGAGTGCGTTACCGAGACCTCATTTAATCCAGAAGAAATGACCGAAGAATTAGGTGAGTGTGAAGTTATTAGAAATGACATTTCAGGCAACACCTTAACTTTTGGCATGGCCTGTAGTGCTGAAGGTAATGAAGTGACTGTTAATGGAGAATATACAGCAGAAGATGATACCGGGCATGGCACCATGGATATGAATATGTCGATGCAAGGTATGCAGATGGAAATTAATATGCGATGGACTTCTGAACGTATTGGCGACTGTTAA
- a CDS encoding YheV family putative zinc ribbon protein: protein MVLLFEFSVKAPYSNHQVNSMQEKTSPKRFVAGATCPECKAMDTTVCFYEDDIFVRECTECGFIERIGHDEEPDDKSKPQMIKVKEL from the coding sequence ATGGTTTTGTTATTCGAGTTTTCCGTCAAAGCACCATATAGCAATCATCAGGTAAATTCAATGCAAGAGAAAACCAGCCCCAAACGCTTCGTCGCCGGCGCCACCTGCCCCGAATGTAAGGCAATGGACACTACAGTCTGCTTTTATGAAGACGACATCTTTGTACGGGAATGCACCGAATGCGGTTTTATAGAAAGAATTGGTCATGATGAAGAGCCAGACGATAAATCAAAACCGCAGATGATTAAGGTCAAAGAGTTGTAG
- a CDS encoding uroporphyrinogen-III C-methyltransferase: protein MSKKDKDAKDTVKQETTPASQDDKATSNNNSNSGSDAKSDKSSSNSQSSATQDKKAASSGAHSGKKTPASNTSSAKKPSPMKWIIIVIILAIIGAGGYYGWTLWNNYQSAQEKASTLDQLQQQVQQQQGVINNLESESSQQANELSQVNHQLSLQLEQLQNELKITQQKITSTDEQQNQWMLAEAEYLIRQASYKLHYTDNAKTIVGLLQAADRQVLAMNDSSLQSLRQAINNDINIVRASGALDIEGVAIKLQSLKPLVEDLELATVQLPDAEDTESTEATDGTTEEETSGWQRFKDSFSSALSQYYTVHHYDESMKPFISPQHDALLRQNILLNLQTAQLAAIQHNDAVYQNALGEIEDWVSQYFKSEPATTTAFMQQLDELLQMSVALNLPQQLQSLRVIEQITGRQSQASNPAPATSEEVAQ from the coding sequence ATGAGCAAAAAGGATAAGGACGCAAAAGATACGGTTAAGCAAGAGACGACTCCTGCCAGCCAGGACGACAAAGCGACCTCAAACAATAATTCTAACTCTGGTAGCGATGCCAAGTCAGACAAAAGCTCCAGCAATTCTCAATCATCAGCCACTCAAGACAAAAAAGCTGCCAGCTCAGGGGCTCACTCTGGCAAAAAAACACCAGCAAGTAATACCTCCTCCGCTAAAAAACCATCTCCCATGAAGTGGATCATCATCGTCATTATTCTTGCGATTATTGGTGCAGGCGGCTACTACGGCTGGACCCTTTGGAACAACTACCAATCAGCGCAGGAAAAAGCCAGTACGCTGGATCAACTGCAACAGCAGGTACAGCAACAACAAGGTGTTATTAATAATTTAGAAAGCGAAAGTAGCCAGCAGGCCAATGAGCTGTCGCAGGTTAATCATCAACTTTCTCTGCAACTGGAACAATTGCAAAACGAGCTCAAGATTACGCAACAAAAAATCACCTCAACTGACGAGCAACAGAATCAATGGATGCTGGCCGAGGCGGAATATTTGATTCGCCAGGCTTCCTACAAACTGCATTATACAGACAACGCCAAAACCATCGTAGGATTATTGCAAGCTGCAGACCGTCAGGTGTTGGCCATGAATGATTCCAGTCTGCAAAGTTTACGTCAGGCTATCAATAACGACATCAATATTGTTCGCGCCAGCGGTGCACTGGATATCGAAGGCGTCGCGATAAAACTGCAAAGCCTCAAGCCTTTGGTTGAAGATCTTGAATTAGCGACGGTGCAACTACCTGATGCCGAAGATACTGAATCAACTGAAGCTACCGATGGCACCACCGAAGAAGAAACTTCTGGCTGGCAACGCTTTAAAGATTCTTTCAGTTCTGCACTCAGCCAGTATTACACGGTGCATCATTATGATGAATCAATGAAGCCTTTTATCTCGCCACAACATGATGCTCTGCTGCGTCAAAACATCCTGTTGAATCTACAAACCGCACAACTGGCGGCTATTCAGCATAATGATGCAGTCTATCAAAATGCTCTTGGTGAAATTGAAGACTGGGTCAGCCAATATTTCAAAAGTGAACCTGCAACTACCACTGCTTTTATGCAACAGCTGGATGAATTATTACAAATGAGCGTGGCGCTTAATTTGCCACAGCAACTGCAATCGTTACGGGTCATAGAGCAAATTACCGGGCGCCAGTCTCAAGCTAGCAATCCAGCACCAGCAACCTCTGAGGAGGTCGCCCAATGA